In Bos indicus x Bos taurus breed Angus x Brahman F1 hybrid chromosome 23, Bos_hybrid_MaternalHap_v2.0, whole genome shotgun sequence, the genomic window AAATGTCATGTGATTTAGATTTGTGACATTTTcccaataaaatacaaattcatttaaaaaggtCTCATATTAAGCACTAGCTTttcaatgtatttaaaattaaaaaaaaaaattgtgtgtgtgtcagcTAGCAACATCATTGTTTAGATAATGAGCAGAAAGGCTAAAAActcaattttaatgttttatttttatagctgtTCATCAATTCTATTTCTGTGCAACTGACTGTAATAATTGTAGTATAATTGAACACAGTTCTATGTGACCCTGTACATTTTCAAAATCTACCCATTTCCTTTAACATATACGAAAACATTTAGATAAACATGTCAGTTTTCTTATGACGGCTCATCTTAGGAATTAAGCCTCGGGGTTAAGTACTGAGGATCACACTAATACTGTTGTTAACTATAGTAATGCTTAAAGGGGAAATGTTTTTGGTTCTACTCCTTTTTACCTATAAATTTTTTAGTTTCagtctcctcatttgtaaagcactaacaataataataatagatatttgGAGATACCTGTTGAGTTTATCTTATTTATGGAGCTTTCACAGACTAATACATGACTTCTGGCCAACTCAATAATGCAACCGTCAATTTATTTCTATGTGATAAAACTATTTAGTATTAAACTAACATGAACTCTATCAATCTTTTACTCCTATAATCAACAATACATTGAATGGTAATTCCTGTTTGTCTAACAACTTTTAAATTCTAATTTCACTAAATTTCTTGAGAATTTAATACAAAGAACTGTTCTAGATGTTCTGGTGGATTTACTATAGATATTTTTCGTGCCTTCGTGGGCCTCATCTGACATCCATCATCTGAGACagaaacagacattaaaaaactCACTGTGCTATAATCTCAAAGAAAGTATGTAACATGGGAAACAATGTTCTAATATGGAATGCTTTTATTTGGCATGAAAAATGTCTTCATTATTGGAAATATGAATATACTTTCTTTCCTTACAAGAGTCATGGCTTTCCAGTTCTCAGCATCCAAGTCTCAATACCTGACAGACTTCCAGGAACAATTATTTCATGTATAAACTTCTATTTCTTACGATGGCTATCTTGGCCTGAACGTTTATTTAGACTTGTTTCTGTTAAATTTACCACCTggttcttgtttttttccttagtgAGTCCCGAGATAAAACagctcacacacacacgaaaTCCATGTACCACGCCTAAGTGTGCAGAACATACAATAAGGCAAAATAGAAGCGTTTAAGTCGTGGAGGTAGTTGCTACATTGAAAACTTAGAGCGTAGGACTTCCTAAGCAGCTGCATACACATAGGTTTCTAAAACCTCTGCCAAACTTGTGTTCCACTCACATATTACAGCACCCTTCATAGATTAAGTGATTGGCTCTGAAAAGAGCCTTTGGGTTTAAGTTATTGTCAGTCGACAATTCAGCCAATTTATGCCCTTTCTCCGCGGATGCGGCGGGCAAGCTGGATGTCCTTGGGCATGATGGTGACGCGCTTGGCGTGGATGGCACACAGGTTGGTGTCCTCGAAGAGCCCCACCAGGTAGGCCTCGCACGCCTCCTGCAGCGCCATCACCGCCGAGCTCTGGAAGCGCAGGTCGGTCTTGAAGTCCTGCGCGATCTCGCGCACCAGCCGCTGGAACGGCAGCTTGCGGATCAGCAGCTCCGTAGACTTCTGGTAGCGGCGGATCTCGCGCAGAGCCACCGTGCCCGGGCGGTAGCGGTGGGGCTTCTTCACGCCGCCGGTAGCCGGCGCGCTCTTACGGGCCGCCTTGGTAGCCAGTTGCTTGCGCGGCGCCTTGCCGCCGGTGGACTTTCGAGCCGTTTGCTTAGTCCGCGCCATAGCTAGCCTGCAAGACAAAGGGATTAGACTAGGAGGGTTGCTCCTGTATTTATAAAGGACCAGAATCACTCTGATTGGATTGTGGGCAATTCCTGTGACTCACGGGCTGCTTAATTCCGGAAGTGCTTCGAGCTATTTAACATTGGTTCATCCATCCGGTGCAGATCTCGGATTGGTTCATTTCAATCAGCAGCCAtattccccttaaaaaaaaaaaaaaggcattttccgAGTTGCTTTATTGATAGTACGCTGTCAAGTATGGTCCACAAGCACATTAATCATTCAGTAATGTTGAA contains:
- the LOC113881665 gene encoding histone H3.1 isoform X1, whose protein sequence is MARTKQTARKSTGGKAPRKQLATKAARKSAPATGGVKKPHRYRPGTVALREIRRYQKSTELLIRKLPFQRLVREIAQDFKTDLRFQSSAVMALQEACEAYLVGLFEDTNLCAIHAKRVTIMPKDIQLARRIRGERA